From the Motacilla alba alba isolate MOTALB_02 chromosome Z, Motacilla_alba_V1.0_pri, whole genome shotgun sequence genome, one window contains:
- the LOC119696111 gene encoding translation initiation factor IF-2-like — protein sequence MQAPTLTQKFTQASRCVVQNCQAAPGRKRTQNPQPTAPGLLHLLGSRDGHTSWQCRRVLPLVPALPARPEQGRGTDTPGTAGLGPGTAGPEPNQPLCLPTPGPRRRTRGGGGIRARRAAPAPPGRSRRRASGASDTSPWDATGTPPDAAAAAAPAQRNASGAGARPAPPRPQGILTHHFSKQLWMFHP from the exons ATGCAGGCTCCAACACTAACGCAGAAGTTCACGCAGGCAAGCCGCTGTGTTGTACAGAACTGTCAGGCGGCACCAGGGAGGAAGAGAACTCAAAACCCCCAACCGAccgccccggggctgctgcaTTTATTAGGAAGTAGGGATGGTCACACATCCTGGCAGTGCCGGCGCGTCCTCCCGTTAGTCCCAGCACTTCCAGCCCGGCcggagcaggggaggggaacAGACACGCCCGGCACCGCCGGACTGGGGCCCGGCACCGCCGGACCGGAGCCGAAccagcccctctgcctccccacGCCCGGACCTCGGCGGAGGAcccggggagggggcgggatccgcgcccgccgcgctgcccctgccccgccggggcggagccgccgccgggcGAGCGGCGCCTCTGACACCTCCCCGTGGGACGCCACCGGGACGCCACCGGatgcggccgccgccgccgccccggcacAGCGAAACGCGAGCGGCGCCGgtgcccgccccgccccgccccgcccgcag GGAATTCTAACACACCACTTCTCAAAGCAACTGTGGATGTTCCACCCTTGA